The region CTGCCGCTATCATAAATGTACCTGCTTCAATTTGGTCGGGGATAATTGTGTATGTTCCGCCGTGCAAATCTTTTGTACCTTTAATTTTAATTGTATCAGTTCCCGCACCTCTTATGTTTGCACCCATATTGTTAAGAAAATTCGCAAGATCAACAATATGAGGTTCTTTTGCGGCATTTTCGATAACGGTAATACCGTTTGCGGTTGTCGCCGCAAGCATAGCGTTGATTGTCGCTCCGACGGTTATAACGTCAAAGAAAATATTTCCGCCAGAAAGATTTTCGGCAGAACCTTCGATAACACCTTTTGATGTGTCAATGTCAGCACCGAGCGTTTCAAATGCTTTTATATGCTGATCGATAGGACGTGTACCAAAGTCACATCCGCCCGGCGGGTCAACAATAAAATTAGAAAAACGACCCAAAAGTGCGCCCATAAGATAGCTTGAACCACGCATTTTGCGTGTAAGGTCACCCAACGGACGATATGAATCAACATTTGTACAATCTATATCAACAGTATTTTTATCTATATATTTAACATCAGCATTAAGCTGTTCAAGTATTCGTAAAAATAATTTTACGTCTTTTATATCAGGCAGATTTTCAATTCTGCAATTACCTTTAACCAAAAGGCAAGCCGGCAATATTGCGACTGCGGCATTCTTTGCACCGCTTATAGTAACTTCGCCTTTAAGCTTGTTACCACCCTTGACTAAGAGTTTCTCCAATCCGATACACCCCTTCAAAATCTATTCTAAACTATTATAACAGAAAAACCAATAAAAAGCAATTTAATTTATAAAAAAATTGACTTATTTTTTGAAAATAAATTGCGGTATGTAATGAATAAAAGTAAGAAAAAAACAGCCTGCCTAAAAAATAGCAAGCTGTCTCTATCTAAAAAAGTAATCAAACAGCACGTTCTACCTTTCCGCTGCGTAGGCAACGAGTACAAACATGCATTGACTTAACTGAGCCGTTAACAACTGCTCTAACCTTTCTTACGTTTGGCTTCCAAGTTCTGTTAGATCTTCTGTGAGAGTGGCTGACCTTAATACCGAAAGCAACGCCTTTTCCGCAAACATCACATTTTGCCATTTCATTACACCTCCTGACACGTTTGTTAAAACATCAAGAAATATTTTAACACAAAATTTTTAATAATGCAAGACTTTTATTACTTTTTTATTAAATTTTTTTAAAATTATGCTTTTGCACATATTATAACCGTAAATACAGCTAAAAACTTATGTATTTTTTATTGAAAAATGTATCGGTATGGGTTATAATAATAAAATAGGATATTTATAAAAATGTCATGAAAGGCGGACGTTCCAAATGATGAATGTTGATGAATATAAGCTCCCGCTAAAAAAGGTTATTGAGGAGTTTGAACTTGAAAAGATTTACGAAACTGATGATCTTGATTCTGTAATGATAACAAATACAGACGTAAACCGACCGGGACTTCAAATGGTGGGATTTTTCGATTATTTTGACAATAGTCGTATTCAGATTATGGGAAAGGTTGAATTTACTTACCTTGAACAGTTCCATGCCGACGAGAGAGCGGAGAAGATTGAAAAACTTATGTCACAGCATATTCCTGCACTTATCGTCACAAGAGGACTTCAGATTTTCCCTGAAATGATTGAATTGGCTGAAAAGTATAATGTTCCGCTTTTGAGAAGTGAGAGCGGTACTTCGGCATTTATGAGTGCGCTTATTGCGTATCTTAATGTACAGCTTGCACCAAGACGTACACGTCACGGTGTGCTTGTCGAAGTATACGGCGAGGGTATTCTTATTTTGGGTGAGAGCGGCGTCGGAAAGAGTGAAACGGCTATCGAGCTTGTTAAGAGAGGTCACAGACTTGTTGCCGATGACGCGGTTGAAATTAAGAGAGTTTCGGACAAGACGCTTGTCGGCTCGTCACCTGAAATTATACGTCACTTCGTTGAACTGCGCGGTATCGGTATTATTGACGTAAAGGAAATATTCGGTATAGGTGCGGTTAAAGACACTGAAAATATTGATATGATTATTCATCTTGAGCCTTGGGAAGAGGGCAAGCAATATGACAGACTCGGTATGGTGGATGAGTATACAAATATAATGGGTATAAACGTACCGTCACTTACGATACCTGTAAAACTTGGCAGAAACCTTGCGGTAATTGTCGAAGTTGCGTCAATGAATAACAGACAGAAACGTATGGGATATAATGCGGCTGTTGAGCTTAACAACAGACTTATGAGCCAGATGGAAAGTCAGCTTGGTAATTTGTAAAGAGCCTGTCGACAAATGTCGACAGCTCCAAACTATTGTAATTTTTAGATAAGGAAGATATAACGTGAAGATATTATTGGACACACATACACATACATTGGCAAGTACACACGCATATTCAACAGTTCTTGAAATGGCAAAATATGCGTCGGAGGCAGGAATGGAGGCTATTGCGATAACAGACCACGCACCTGCTATTCCCGACGGTGCACACCCTTGGCATTTTCAGAATTTGAAGGCCATTCCGCGTGAAATATACGGTGTAAAGATATTATACGGTGCGGAAGTGAATATACTTGACTTGGAGGGTAATATAGATCTTGCCGATGAGGTACTTGAAAAACTTGACGTTGTAAATGCAAGTATACACGCTCCTTGCTACAAGGACGGTGACGCAACAGACCATACGAGCGCATATTTGGCGATAGTCAACAACCCTCTTGTAGATGTTATATGTCACAGCGGTTCACCGGCTTTTGCGTATGATTATGAAA is a window of Hominilimicola fabiformis DNA encoding:
- a CDS encoding UDP-N-acetylglucosamine 1-carboxyvinyltransferase, whose protein sequence is MEKLLVKGGNKLKGEVTISGAKNAAVAILPACLLVKGNCRIENLPDIKDVKLFLRILEQLNADVKYIDKNTVDIDCTNVDSYRPLGDLTRKMRGSSYLMGALLGRFSNFIVDPPGGCDFGTRPIDQHIKAFETLGADIDTSKGVIEGSAENLSGGNIFFDVITVGATINAMLAATTANGITVIENAAKEPHIVDLANFLNNMGANIRGAGTDTIKIKGTKDLHGGTYTIIPDQIEAGTFMIAAAATRGDVVLKNVIPRHLEIISAKLIEAGVNISEGEDSVRVWVNDDTKFKHINFIAMPYPGFPTDMQPQLVTFLTTIEGTSMAREGVWDNRFRYVNELKRMGADIRVEGKLAIIDGVNSLIGAHVKATDLRAGAAMIIAGLMAEGTTEITDIYHIDRGYENFEEKFVKLGGSIERVQVVDDLLD
- the rpmB gene encoding 50S ribosomal protein L28, translating into MAKCDVCGKGVAFGIKVSHSHRRSNRTWKPNVRKVRAVVNGSVKSMHVCTRCLRSGKVERAV
- the hprK gene encoding HPr(Ser) kinase/phosphatase — encoded protein: MNVDEYKLPLKKVIEEFELEKIYETDDLDSVMITNTDVNRPGLQMVGFFDYFDNSRIQIMGKVEFTYLEQFHADERAEKIEKLMSQHIPALIVTRGLQIFPEMIELAEKYNVPLLRSESGTSAFMSALIAYLNVQLAPRRTRHGVLVEVYGEGILILGESGVGKSETAIELVKRGHRLVADDAVEIKRVSDKTLVGSSPEIIRHFVELRGIGIIDVKEIFGIGAVKDTENIDMIIHLEPWEEGKQYDRLGMVDEYTNIMGINVPSLTIPVKLGRNLAVIVEVASMNNRQKRMGYNAAVELNNRLMSQMESQLGNL
- a CDS encoding phosphatase encodes the protein MKILLDTHTHTLASTHAYSTVLEMAKYASEAGMEAIAITDHAPAIPDGAHPWHFQNLKAIPREIYGVKILYGAEVNILDLEGNIDLADEVLEKLDVVNASIHAPCYKDGDATDHTSAYLAIVNNPLVDVICHSGSPAFAYDYEKIIDLAKKNHKLIEINNHSFDVRKASIPNCRKIAEICKEKEVGIVVSSDAHITFDLGNYNNALGMLSEISFPEKLVINRDLKSFEAYMKEKGKELFKWHM